Below is a genomic region from Pseudomonas berkeleyensis.
CATAGGGTGTACCGGGCGGTGATCCGTTTGCGAAGCAGGGCGCCTGAAGATGTATGTGCAAGCAAGCGGCGGATTGTTCGCTTCGCTCCTGAATCCGCCCTGCATCAATCTGCAGTTTACCGACTCAGGCGCAGGGCGTTGAGCACCACCAGCAGCGAGCTCAGCGACATGCCTACGGCAGCCCATATCGGCGTGATCCAGCCCATGGCGGCAAAAGGCAGCACCAGGCCATTGTACAGGCTGGCCCAGGCCAGGTTCTCGATGATGATGCGACGGGTGCGTTTGGCCATGCTCAGGCTTTGCACCAGGCTGCTCAGGCGGTTGGACAGCAGCACAGCGTCGGCGCTGGTCTTGGCCAGATCCGAGGCCGAGCCCATGGCCACGCTGATATCGGCTGCCGCCAATACCGGCACGTCGTTGACGCCATCGCCGAGCATCAGCACACGGCGGCCTTCGCCGTGCAGTCGCTTGAGCACGGCCAGCTTGTCGTCCGGCGTCAGGCCGCCGCGGGCATCGTCGATACCCAGTTGTCGCGCCACTTCGCCGACCATTGGTGAGCTGTCGCCTGAGAGCAGATGGATGCGCCAGCCGCGTGCGCGCGCTGCCTCGATCAGCTGCGGCGCATCCTCGCGCAGGCGATCATCGAGGACGAACCAGGCCAGAGGCCCGCGCTCATCGCCGAGCAGCAGCCATTGCCCGTGTTCGCTGGCGATCGACGGCACCGTCTGACCACTCAGGGCGCAGACGAAATGGGCTTCGCCGATGCGTAGCAGGCGTCCGTCGACGACGCCCTGCAGGCCCTGGCCTGGATGGCTGTCGACGGATTCCGCAGCGCGTGGTGCCTGGCTGAAGGCGCGGGCAATGGGGTGTTCCGAGCGATTCTCCAGTGCGGCAGCCAGCGCCAGGCAGTCACCTTCGTCAAGATCGCGCAGCGGGTGGATGGCCTTGAGCGTCAGGCGGCCCTCGGTCAGCGTGCCGGTCTTGTCCAATACCAGCGTGTCGATCTGGTTGAGGCCTTCGAGCACATGCCCGCGTGTGAGCAGCATACCCAGCTTGTGCAGGCTGCCGGTGGCAGTGGTCAGCGCCGTCGGGGTGGCCAGCGCCAGTGCGCAGGGGCAGGTGGCGACCAGCAGGGAAAGAACGATCCAGAAGGCCCGCGCGCTGTCGATCTGCCACCAGACCAGGCCAACGCAAGCTGCGGCGATCAGGATGAACAACAGGAACCACTGGGATACGCGATCGGCGATTTCCGCCAGGCGTGGTTTCTCGCTTTGCGCGCGCTCCAGCAGGCGGACGATGGCTGATAGGCGCGTGGCGTCGCCCAGTGCCTGGACTTCGATTGTCAGCGGCCCCTCGACATTGAGGGTGCCGGCCGTGACGCTATCGCCCATGCCACGTGGTTGCGGCAGGTATTCGCCGGTCAGCAGCGATTCGTCGATGCTGGATTGTCCGGCGCGCACCTGGCCATCGGCAGGAATCAGCGAACCTGGTTGTACCAGCACCCGCTCACCGATGCGCAGTTCGCTCAGGAGGATGCGCTGGCTCTGGCCATCATCTTCCAGGCGCAGGCAGGACGCCGGCAGCAGTTGCACCAGCTGCGCGGTGGCGGCGGCGGTGCGCTCGCGTGCGCGGCGTTCGAGATAACGGCCGGCGAGCAGGAACAGGGCAAACATGCCCACCGCATCGAAGTACAGCTCGCCGTGGCCGGTGATGGTGGACCAGATGCCGGCGACATAGGCGCCACCAATCGCCAGCGATACCGAGACGTCCATGGTCAGATGGCGCGTGCGCAGGTCGCGCAGGGCGCCACGGAAGAACTGTCCGCAGCAATAGAAGACGATTGGCGTGGTAAGGAACAGGCTGGTCCAGCGCAGGATCTTGTCCAGTTCCGGCGACAGGTCGATGTTGAATTCCGGCCAGGTGGCCATGGTCGCCATCATCACCTGCATCCACAGCAATCCTGCCACGCCCAGCTCGCGCATGCGCCGGCGGTTTTCTGCGACCAGGCGTGCGGCGGCTTCGTCGGCTCGCCAGGGATGGGCCGCGTACCCGATGCGGCGTAGTTCGGCGAGCAGTTTGCTCAGCGGAATTTGCCTGTCCTGCCAGCGTACCAGCAGGCGGTGGTTGGACAGGTTCAGATGCGCTTCGGCCACGCCCGGTACGCCGCGCAGGTGTTTCTCGATCAGCCAGCCGCACGCGGCGCAACTGATGCCTTCGATCAACAGCTGGGTTTCGCTCAGTTCGCCCTCGTGTTGTACGAAGGGCTGCTGCACGTCGCTACGGTCGTATAGCGCCAGTTCGTCAGGCAGTGCCTGGGGCAGGGCCTGAGGATTGGCGGCGTTCTCACTACGATGGCTGTAGTAGTGCTCCAGCCCACCGGCAACGATGGCTTCGGCCACGGCCTGGCAGCCGGGACAGCACATCTCGCGAGTCTGGCCGAGGACGTCGGCACGAAAGGCGCTGCCGGCAGGCACCGGCAGGCCACAGTGGTAGCAGGGAGTAGGGGCGGGCATCGGCTGGGTCAGTAGGAGGGATTGTCACCGATCATGATGGCCTGGCCATCGGTGATGTTCTCTTCCTCGAATAGACGCCAGTTCTGGCTGCCTTCCTGGCCGAGCAGTTCGACGAAACGACGACCGCTGACCTCATCGACCATCTGCCCGCGGTACTGGCCGTCGGCAGCGGGTTGCAGGATGACGCGGCGATCACGCTCCGGCTGGGTTGGCGAGATCAGGTTGAGCACGATCTGCTGCGGCCGGCTGTTGCCTTCCAGGGTCAGGGTGGCGACGCCGGTGGTGTTGTCGAGGTTCAGTTGGCCATGCAGTTGCAGGCGCTCAGCGAACTTCTCCCGCTCCAGTGACTGGTTGATGCCTTTGCCGACGTCGTAGTAATCGTCGGAGATCAGCCCTGGTGGGTTGCGCGTGGCAACGGTGAGCAGGGTCAGCCCCTGCACCACGGAGTAGCCCAGCAGGAAGATGATGAACCAGGGCCAGAACTGCTTGTACCAGGGTTTGACTGGCGATGTGGTTTGCTCGGTCATGCGTTTTCCGTTGTCAGCGGACGCTTGGGCCGATGAAGCGGCTGTCGGCGTCGTTCTTGATACTGGGGTCATCCGCGGATTGTACGTGGAAGACGATGTTGTTGGCGCTGGAGGGCAGCTTCTCAGGAGCGATGGACAGCTCGACCGGGAAGGAATACACCTCGCCCGCTAGGGCTCGCACTTCGCGCTTGCCTTCGTACACCAGGCCATCGAGGCCGTCGGCGGTGATCACGTAGGTCATGTCACGCTGCGCTTTGTTCATGATCTTCAGGGTGTAGACGTTCTCGATATGACCGCGCTCGTTCTCGCGGAACAGCACGCGATCCTTGAGCACGTCCAGCTCGACCAGCGGCCGGTTGGCCACGGCCCAGGCGAACAGGCCGATCATGGCAACCAGCGCGACAGCGTACCCGATCAGGCGTGGGCGCAGCAGGTGCGTCTTGCGTCCGGACAGGTTGTGTTCAGTGGTGTAGCTGATCAGTCCCTTGGGATAGTTCATCTTCTCCATGATGTCGTCGCAGGCATCGATGCACGCGGCGCAGCCGATGCATTCGATCTGCAGACCATCACGGATGTCGATGCCGGTGGGGCAGACCTGCACGCACATCTTGCAGTCGATGCAGTCGCCAAGCCCCTGAGCCTTGTAGTCGGCGTCCTTCTTGCGTGGGCCGCGTGATTCGCCGCGACGCGGGTCGTAGGAGACGATCAGGGTGTCCTGGTCGAACATCACGCTCTGGAAGCGGGCGTAGGGACACATGTAGATGCACACCTGTTC
It encodes:
- a CDS encoding heavy metal translocating P-type ATPase; translation: MPAPTPCYHCGLPVPAGSAFRADVLGQTREMCCPGCQAVAEAIVAGGLEHYYSHRSENAANPQALPQALPDELALYDRSDVQQPFVQHEGELSETQLLIEGISCAACGWLIEKHLRGVPGVAEAHLNLSNHRLLVRWQDRQIPLSKLLAELRRIGYAAHPWRADEAAARLVAENRRRMRELGVAGLLWMQVMMATMATWPEFNIDLSPELDKILRWTSLFLTTPIVFYCCGQFFRGALRDLRTRHLTMDVSVSLAIGGAYVAGIWSTITGHGELYFDAVGMFALFLLAGRYLERRARERTAAATAQLVQLLPASCLRLEDDGQSQRILLSELRIGERVLVQPGSLIPADGQVRAGQSSIDESLLTGEYLPQPRGMGDSVTAGTLNVEGPLTIEVQALGDATRLSAIVRLLERAQSEKPRLAEIADRVSQWFLLFILIAAACVGLVWWQIDSARAFWIVLSLLVATCPCALALATPTALTTATGSLHKLGMLLTRGHVLEGLNQIDTLVLDKTGTLTEGRLTLKAIHPLRDLDEGDCLALAAALENRSEHPIARAFSQAPRAAESVDSHPGQGLQGVVDGRLLRIGEAHFVCALSGQTVPSIASEHGQWLLLGDERGPLAWFVLDDRLREDAPQLIEAARARGWRIHLLSGDSSPMVGEVARQLGIDDARGGLTPDDKLAVLKRLHGEGRRVLMLGDGVNDVPVLAAADISVAMGSASDLAKTSADAVLLSNRLSSLVQSLSMAKRTRRIIIENLAWASLYNGLVLPFAAMGWITPIWAAVGMSLSSLLVVLNALRLSR
- a CDS encoding FixH family protein, giving the protein MTEQTTSPVKPWYKQFWPWFIIFLLGYSVVQGLTLLTVATRNPPGLISDDYYDVGKGINQSLEREKFAERLQLHGQLNLDNTTGVATLTLEGNSRPQQIVLNLISPTQPERDRRVILQPAADGQYRGQMVDEVSGRRFVELLGQEGSQNWRLFEEENITDGQAIMIGDNPSY
- the ccoG gene encoding cytochrome c oxidase accessory protein CcoG, encoding MSKQIPVQDVTPPSAKNASVDLYASQEKIYTRAFTGLFRNLRLAGGALLFLLFFGTVWINWNGHQAVWWNLPERKFHIFSATYWPQDFMLLSWLLIICAFGLFFITVFAGRVWCGYTCPQSVFTWVFMWAEKVTEGDRNQRMKLDKQPMSGKKLGRKLAKHSIWIGVSLLTAITFVGYFTPIRDLVIEIFTGEASGWAYFWIGFFTLATYGNAGWLREQVCIYMCPYARFQSVMFDQDTLIVSYDPRRGESRGPRKKDADYKAQGLGDCIDCKMCVQVCPTGIDIRDGLQIECIGCAACIDACDDIMEKMNYPKGLISYTTEHNLSGRKTHLLRPRLIGYAVALVAMIGLFAWAVANRPLVELDVLKDRVLFRENERGHIENVYTLKIMNKAQRDMTYVITADGLDGLVYEGKREVRALAGEVYSFPVELSIAPEKLPSSANNIVFHVQSADDPSIKNDADSRFIGPSVR